A section of the Aythya fuligula isolate bAytFul2 chromosome 9, bAytFul2.pri, whole genome shotgun sequence genome encodes:
- the IRS1 gene encoding insulin receptor substrate 1: MASPTDNNEGFFSDVRKVGYLRKPKSMHKRFFVLRAASESGPARLEYYENEKKWRHKSGAPKRSIPLESCFNINKRADSKNKHLVALYTKDEHFAIAADSEPEQESWYQALLQLHNRAKGHHHLHHHHHHHHSDVTFGGSSVGLGEAGEDSYGEVAPGPAFKEVWQVILKPKGLGQTKNLIGIYRLCLTNKTISFVKLNSDAAAVVLQLLNIRRCGHSENFFFIEVGRSAVTGPGEFWMQVDDSVVAQNMHETILEAMRAMSEEFRPRSKSQSSSNCSNPISVPLRSRHHINNPPPSQVGLSRRSRTESVTATSPAGGGGGGAGGKPSSFRVRASSDGEGTMSRPASVDGSPVSPSANRTHSHRHRGNSRLHPPLNHSRSIPMPSSRCSPSATSPVSLSSSSTSGHGSTSDCLFPRRSSASVSGSPSDGGFISSDEYGSSPCDFRSSFRSVTPDSLGHTPPARGDEELNYICMGGKATSSCCSLAAPNGHFIPRTCHPQQQPRYPGTPCCPRGGSEDAADLEKAFRKRTHSAGTSPTISHQKTPSQSSVASIEEYTEMLPSYPCGGGRLPSYRHSAFVPTHSYPEECLEMHHLDGGHHRTNSAPHTDDGYMPMSPGVAPVPSGGAPPKGGDYMPMSPKSVSAPQQIINPGRGGRHPPATVDSNGYMMMSPSGSYSPDSGSAGYGKIWTNGAGHHPKLSVESNEGKLPCGGSDYINMSPASGSTTSTPPDCYFGGAGQPGVEEAAAAAHHKPIYSYFSLPRSFKHVHRRGGGAAGEEGSPQPRVALGSSRLLYAAEDSSSSTSSDSLGGGGGGPDGVPLSHPQPPRKVDTAVQTKGRLARPTRLSLGGPKASTLPRAREQPPLLLPPEPKSPGEYVNIEFIAGDKPPFPAAALGLPRPLGSEAAEEYMNMELGPRAAPAAPSGRDYVTMRLGGSCSDSPSPSSPALLLGYADKPPAVASPELAAAAPPRSSSSSLLGGPGAGSAFTRVSLSPGRTPSAKVIRADPQGGRRRHSSETFSSTPTAARGAPGGCPGAPFPCGGAGGAEEVKRHSSASFDNVWLRPAAGEAAGAPAARREPGAAPAVENGLNYIDLDLVKDFGHRRHHHHHHHHQLHPAAEGASLSGGKPPPPPQPKSPSQPRGSSHPSDDSSAYASISFQKREEM, translated from the coding sequence ATGGCCAGCCCCACAGATAATAACGAGGGCTTCTTCTCGGATGTCAGAAAGGTGGGTTACTTGCGCAAACCCAAGAGCATGCATAAACGCTTTTTCGTGCTGAGGGCAGCCAGCGAGTCTGGACCCGCCCGGCTGGAGTATTAcgagaatgagaagaaatggaGACACAAGTCAGGGGCCCCCAAGCGCTCCATCCCACTGGAAAGCTGCTTCAACATCAACAAACGGGCTGACTCCAAGAACAAGCACCTGGTGGCCCTCTACACCAAGGACGAGCACTTTGCCATTGCGGCTGACAGCGAGCCCGAGCAGGAGAGCTGGTACCAAGCGCTGCTGCAGTTGCACAACCGGGCCAAGggccaccaccacctccaccaccatcaccaccaccaccacagcgATGTCACCTTTGGAGgcagcagcgtggggctgggggaggcggGAGAGGACAGCTATGGCGAGGTAGCCCCTGGCCCGGCTTTTAAGGAGGTTTGGCAAGTAATCCTGAAGCCGAAGGGGCTAGGCCAGACAAAGAACCTGATTGGCATCTACCGCCTGTGCCTGACTAACAAGACCATCAGCTTTGTGAAGCTGAACTCCGATGCggctgctgtggtgctgcagctgctcaatATCCGCCGCTGCGGTCACTCCGAGAACTTCTTCTTCATTGAGGTGGGGCGCTCGGCTGTGACCGGGCCCGGCGAGTTCTGGATGCAAGTGGATGACTCGGTGGTGGCGCAGAACATGCACGAAACCATCCTGGAGGCCATGCGAGCCATGAGTGAGGAATTCCGGCCCCGCAGCAAGAGCCAGTCCTCCTCCAACTGTTCCAACCCCATTTCTGTGCCCCTCCGTAGTAGGCACCACATCAACAACCCTCCGCCCAGCCAAGTGGGGCTCAGTCGCCGCTCCAGGACTGAGAGTGTCACGGCCACCTCTCCTGCCGGCGGAGGGGGTGGAGGCGCGGGTGGCAAACCCAGCTCTTTCCGGGTTCGCGCATCAAGCGACGGGGAAGGCACGATGTCAAGGCCTGCCTCCGTGGATGGCAGCCCAGTTAGTCCCAGCGCCAACCGGACACACTCGCATAGACATCGTGGCAACTCCAGGCTCCATCCTCCGCTCAACCACAGCCGTTCCATCCCGATGCCTTCCTCGCGCTGCTCTCCTTCAGCCACCAGCCCTGTCAGCCTGTCATCCAGTAGCACCAGTGGCCATGGCTCCACGTCAGACTGCCTATTTCCACGACGGTCTAGTGCTTCGGTTTCTGGCTCCCCGAGCGATGGCggatttatttcttctgatgaGTATGGTTCTAGCCCGTGTGACTTTCGCAGCTCTTTTCGCAGTGTCACCCCAGATTCGTTGGGGCACACCCCGCCAGCTAGGGGCGATGAAGAGCTCAACTACATCTGCATGGGGGGGAAGGCCACCTCAtcttgctgcagcctggcagctccCAATGGCCACTTCATCCCACGCACCTGCCAcccgcagcagcagccccgctaCCCTGGTACGCCGTGCTGTCCCCGAGGTGGCAGCGAGGACGCTGCCGACTTGGAGAAGGCCTTCAGAAAGCGGACTCACTCTGCAGGTACTTCACCCACCATCTCCCACCAGAAGACCCCCTCACAGTCTTCAGTGGCCTCCATTGAGGAGTACACAGAGATGTTGCCTTCGTACCCCTGTGGCGGTGGCCGGCTGCCCTCCTACCGGCACTCTGCCTTTGTGCCCACTCACTCCTACCCAGAGGAGTGTCTGGAGATGCACCACCTGGATGGCGGCCACCATCGGACCAACTCCGCCCCTCACACAGATGATGGCTACATGCCCATGTCACCTGGCGTGGCCCCCGTCCCCAGCGGTGGGGCGCCCCCCAAGGGCGGTGACTACATGCCCATGAGTCCTAAGAGTGTGTCGGCCCCACAGCAGATCATCAACCCCGGCAGGGGGGGCCGCCACCCTCCAGCCACGGTGGACTCCAACGGCTACATGATGATGTCCCCCAGCGGCAGCTACTCCCCGGACAGTGGCTCCGCAGGCTACGGCAAGATCTGGACGAATGGCGCCGGCCACCACCCGAAGCTCTCGGTGGAGAGCAATGAGGGGAAGCTCCCTTGTGGCGGCAGCGACTACATCAACATGTCCCCGGCCAGCGGCTCCACCACCAGCACACCACCTGACTGCTACTTTGGGGGTGCGGGGCAGCCGGGCGTcgaggaggctgctgctgcggcCCACCACAAGCCCATCTACTCCTACTTCTCGCTGCCACGCTCCTTCAAGCACGTGCACCGGCGTGGTGGCGGGGCAGCGGGTGAGGAGGGCAGTCCCCAGCCCCGCGTTGCCCTCGGTTCCAGCCGCCTCCTGTATGCTGCCGAGGACTCGTCCTCCTCTACCAGCAGCGACAGCCtgggcggcggcggtggcggcccTGACGGTGTCCCCTTGTCCCACCCGCAGCCGCCGCGCAAGGTGGACACGGCCGTGCAGACCAAGGGCCGCCTGGCGCGACCCACGCGCCTGTCGCTCGGTGGCCCCAAGGCCAGCACCCTGCCGCGGGCCCGGGAGCagcccccgctgctgctgcccccggAGCCCAAGAGCCCGGGCGAGTACGTCAACATCGAGTTCATCGCCGGCGACAAGCCACCCTTCCCCGCGGCCGCCCTGGGCCTGCCACGGCCGCTGGGGAGCGAGGCCGCTGAGGAGTACATGAACATGGAGCTGGGCCCGCGGGCGGCCCCCGCGGCCCCCTCTGGCCGGGACTACGTGACCATGCggctggggggctcctgctCCGACAGCCCCTCGCCCTCCtcgccagccctgctgctgggttaTGCCGATAAACCCCCGGCGGTGGCTTCCCCGGAGCTGGCGGCGGCAGCGCCTCCGcgctcctcgtcctcctccctGCTCGGGGGGCCTGGCGCGGGCAGCGCCTTCACCCGCGTCAGCCTCAGCCCCGGCCGCACGCCCAGCGCCAAAGTGATCCGTGCTGACCCACAGGGCGGCCGCCGGCGGCACAGCTCGGAGACCTTCTCCTCCACGCCAACTGCTGCCCGTGGGGCGccggggggctgccccggggcaCCGTTCCCCTGCGGGGGTGCGGGGGGAGCCGAGGAGGTGAAGCGCCACAGCTCAGCCTCCTTCGACAACGTGTGGCTGCGGCCcgctgctggggaggcagccggagcccccgctgcccgcagggagcccggggctgcccccgccgTGGAGAACGGGCTCAATTACATTGACCTGGACCTGGTGAAGGATTTTGGGcaccgccgccaccaccaccaccaccaccaccaccagctgcACCCCGCCGCCGAGGGCGCCTCCCTGTCGGGGGGGAAGCCCCCGCCACCGCCGCAGCCCAAGTCCCCGAGCCAGCCTCGTGGGAGCAGCCACCCCAGCGATGACTCGAGCGCATACGCCAGCATCAGCTTCCAGAAGCGGGAGGAGATGTAG